Proteins from a single region of Thermotoga maritima MSB8:
- a CDS encoding ABC transporter substrate-binding protein produces MKRLIFIAMFLISVLALFAEEVTVVLDWYPNTNHTGLYVAKDLGFYREEGLDVKIVQPSRLTAEQLVASGKAEFGVSYQEAVTLSRGEGMPIVSIAAIIQHNTSGFAWLKDEGIKSVKDWEGKRYGSWGSPIEKATIEYIMRKYGADPSKVIFVNVGQMDFFAGTLNDVFDFAWIFYGWDGVASKVKGIEIEFLPLKDIDEVFDYYTPVLITSESLMKQKPDLVRRFLRATAKGYEYAIQHPVEAAKILLKYAPELDEKIVVESQKYLAGQYKADAEKWGYQKEEVWRRYAEWLHSMGFLKEMIDVTKAFTNEFLP; encoded by the coding sequence ATGAAGAGACTGATCTTCATTGCGATGTTTCTGATCTCTGTCCTCGCACTTTTCGCTGAAGAGGTAACGGTGGTACTGGACTGGTATCCCAACACGAACCACACGGGGCTCTACGTAGCCAAGGACCTTGGATTCTACAGAGAAGAAGGATTGGATGTGAAGATCGTTCAACCGTCTCGGTTGACGGCGGAACAGCTTGTAGCGAGTGGAAAAGCGGAATTCGGCGTGAGCTATCAGGAAGCGGTCACCCTCTCCAGAGGAGAAGGAATGCCCATCGTCTCCATAGCTGCCATCATTCAGCACAACACTTCAGGTTTCGCATGGCTAAAGGACGAAGGAATCAAAAGTGTGAAAGACTGGGAGGGTAAGAGATACGGAAGCTGGGGTTCTCCCATAGAGAAGGCGACCATAGAATACATCATGAGAAAATACGGTGCAGATCCTTCAAAGGTGATTTTTGTGAACGTGGGACAGATGGATTTCTTCGCAGGAACGCTGAACGATGTGTTCGACTTTGCCTGGATCTTCTACGGATGGGACGGCGTTGCCAGCAAGGTGAAAGGGATAGAGATAGAGTTTCTCCCGCTGAAGGATATAGACGAAGTCTTTGACTACTACACACCGGTTCTGATAACGAGCGAATCTCTCATGAAACAAAAGCCAGATCTCGTGAGAAGATTTTTGAGAGCCACGGCCAAGGGATACGAGTACGCAATACAGCACCCTGTGGAGGCAGCCAAAATACTTCTCAAATACGCTCCGGAACTGGATGAAAAGATCGTTGTAGAATCTCAAAAGTACCTCGCAGGCCAGTACAAAGCGGACGCGGAAAAATGGGGCTACCAGAAAGAAGAAGTCTGGAGGAGATACGCGGAATGGCTTCACTCTATGGGATTCCTGAAAGAGATGATAGACGTGACGAAGGCGTTCACAAACGAGTTCCTACCGTGA
- a CDS encoding acyl-CoA dehydratase activase — protein sequence MTGVCIGSSSVSFYSEKEKGNLPHNGDPLALLSMMIPTFLDEGPVVITGRKTRKIIDLPQISEAEATEIAYRHLIKKYGKVEAVVSAGGENTILYRVNDKGIITGIYTGSKCASGTGEFFLQQLQRMGISLEEANSVETEEYYELSSRCTVFCKSDCTHALNKGVPKELVLNGLGKVMADKIVELAHKAGVKKVLLVGGTTRNRLMLKHLERVLEVIVPEEALFFEAYGAYLWGKLNGVVSKKTFTIKKEEITSFPTHEPLKKYLHMVEFKEMPFQQARDGDVCVLGIDVGSTTTKAVLMRYDDEAILAGVYLRTLGDPIRAARQCYSSILEQLNGTKVKIIGLGVTGSGRKIVGLYSQTDAVYNEIMAHAKAAAHFDPEVDTIFEIGGQDAKYTYLVNGVPADYAMNEACSAGTGSFLEEAAGESLGVHYTEIGDLALKGENPPNFSDQCAAFIGSDVKTAVNEGISKEDICAGLVYSVCMNYLNRVKGSRPVGKKIFMQGGVCYNKAVPVAMAALVGKSIVVPPHPGLMGAYGVALLTKENLELGFLEKKEFKLKELISREVRYRGTFICPGGKEKCDRKCEIRIIEIDGKRFPFGGACNRYENVLRHANIDSTKYNFVKNREKYIFHFKREVKGTKTIGLSRSLAMNNLFPLFYTFLTELGFDVVIPEKSDRRGWEMMNSEFCFPVELSHGYMYDLISKNPDLIFVPRLRGIKVENSENYNVFCPFVQSEVDWLTSAFPELEEKLVTGYFDFSRGDEKEEFLRVAERLGRSREEGERAFEKAWKAFNERFNLIKKQWDEFLKVLDESEFGVVLFGRSYNAFSSDANMGIPEKFATRGIPIINFDSIPFEDEKGYRNMYWSWGEMILKAARFVEKHPKLFGVYITNFSCGPDSFIISYFRDIMAKKPSLVLELDSHTADAGIETRIEAFIDIVKSYLRLQRKNEERKSAKRPQTVLEKNTLYVITPDGERLRLNDERVKVVFPSMGQFGSQCLSAAFRYYGVRSDVCPPPDVEEFKLGRGNSLSKECLPLQLTLGSLIKYIREKATDDEIILYFMPETMGPCRFGQYSVFMNLWLDRNNVRNVTLFGLNSENAYAGLGIAFRIRAWLAIVVSDVFFDVERAVMTLARDKEEAKKVLEGCREKILNSLANDSLRDFFKTLDEVSEILSGVERIMDYEKAPKVLLTGEIYVRRDEFSRKHLENLMEKNGIIMHISPVHEWIYYTDYLYLNRLISPNSTRVDRLKKRIEILVKRYVERRVKKILEKSGFYRVQMVDVEAIVDAAKDYLNPKLTGEAILTIGTILHEIVNHYDGVISIGPFGCMPSRIAEAVVKKGLKEQKEKTTGVLRKVLDEFGDLPVIHIESDGNPFTPTVQSKLEAFMFQVRRLRNYLNGLLNTENTLEETEETLPENIRVDS from the coding sequence ATGACCGGCGTGTGCATCGGTTCCTCGAGTGTTTCATTCTACAGTGAAAAGGAGAAAGGAAATCTTCCTCACAACGGAGATCCCCTCGCCCTTCTTTCCATGATGATCCCCACCTTTCTCGATGAAGGACCAGTGGTCATCACAGGTCGAAAGACAAGAAAAATAATAGATCTGCCTCAGATATCTGAAGCAGAGGCAACGGAAATCGCTTACAGGCATCTCATAAAAAAATACGGAAAGGTCGAAGCCGTTGTCAGTGCCGGCGGGGAGAACACCATTCTCTACAGAGTGAACGATAAGGGAATCATAACCGGCATATACACGGGTAGCAAGTGCGCCTCGGGAACGGGGGAATTCTTCCTTCAGCAGCTTCAGAGGATGGGAATATCTCTTGAGGAGGCGAACAGTGTCGAGACGGAAGAGTACTATGAACTCTCCTCGAGGTGTACCGTTTTCTGCAAAAGCGATTGCACCCACGCGCTGAACAAAGGAGTTCCAAAAGAACTCGTTCTGAACGGCCTTGGAAAGGTGATGGCCGACAAGATAGTGGAACTGGCTCACAAGGCAGGAGTGAAGAAAGTCCTCCTTGTTGGTGGAACGACGAGAAACAGGCTCATGTTGAAGCACCTGGAAAGAGTTCTGGAAGTGATCGTTCCGGAAGAAGCGCTGTTCTTCGAAGCCTATGGGGCTTACCTGTGGGGAAAGCTGAACGGAGTGGTATCAAAAAAGACCTTCACGATCAAAAAAGAAGAAATTACCAGTTTTCCCACTCACGAGCCTCTCAAAAAGTACCTGCACATGGTCGAGTTCAAGGAAATGCCGTTCCAGCAGGCAAGAGATGGAGATGTGTGTGTGCTGGGAATAGACGTTGGATCCACCACAACGAAAGCGGTGCTGATGAGATACGATGATGAAGCCATCCTGGCGGGAGTGTACCTTCGAACTCTGGGAGATCCCATAAGAGCGGCACGACAGTGTTACTCTTCTATATTGGAGCAGCTCAACGGGACGAAAGTGAAGATAATCGGACTCGGTGTGACGGGCTCAGGGAGGAAGATCGTTGGGCTGTATTCTCAGACCGACGCCGTGTACAACGAGATAATGGCACATGCAAAGGCGGCTGCTCATTTCGATCCGGAGGTGGACACGATTTTCGAGATAGGAGGTCAAGATGCCAAGTACACTTATCTGGTGAACGGGGTTCCGGCGGATTACGCGATGAACGAAGCCTGTTCAGCCGGGACGGGATCTTTCCTCGAAGAGGCAGCGGGAGAGTCCCTTGGAGTCCACTACACCGAGATCGGAGATCTCGCTCTGAAAGGTGAAAATCCACCGAACTTCAGTGATCAGTGTGCGGCCTTCATAGGAAGCGACGTCAAGACGGCGGTGAACGAAGGGATCTCCAAAGAAGACATATGCGCCGGGCTTGTGTACTCCGTGTGTATGAACTACCTGAACAGAGTGAAGGGAAGCAGACCCGTAGGAAAGAAGATCTTCATGCAGGGCGGGGTTTGCTACAACAAAGCGGTGCCTGTTGCCATGGCTGCTCTCGTAGGGAAGAGCATAGTTGTTCCCCCGCACCCGGGTTTGATGGGCGCTTACGGAGTGGCTCTGCTCACCAAGGAGAATCTTGAACTCGGTTTTCTGGAAAAGAAAGAGTTCAAACTGAAGGAGTTGATTTCCAGAGAAGTCAGATACAGAGGAACGTTCATCTGTCCCGGTGGGAAAGAAAAATGCGATAGAAAGTGTGAGATCAGGATCATAGAGATCGATGGAAAGCGGTTCCCGTTCGGTGGTGCCTGCAACAGGTACGAAAACGTGCTGAGACACGCCAACATAGACAGCACGAAGTACAACTTCGTCAAAAACAGGGAGAAATACATATTCCACTTCAAGAGAGAAGTGAAGGGAACAAAGACCATCGGTTTGAGCAGATCTTTGGCGATGAACAACCTTTTCCCACTCTTCTACACCTTCCTCACAGAACTCGGTTTCGACGTTGTGATTCCCGAAAAGTCTGACAGACGCGGCTGGGAGATGATGAACTCCGAATTCTGCTTCCCGGTGGAACTTTCCCACGGCTACATGTACGATCTGATTTCGAAGAATCCGGATCTGATATTCGTTCCAAGGTTGAGAGGAATCAAAGTGGAAAATTCAGAGAACTACAACGTCTTCTGTCCCTTTGTTCAGAGTGAAGTTGACTGGCTCACATCTGCGTTTCCTGAACTGGAAGAAAAGCTCGTGACGGGCTATTTTGATTTCTCGCGCGGTGATGAAAAGGAAGAATTTCTCAGAGTGGCTGAAAGGCTTGGAAGATCACGCGAGGAAGGAGAAAGGGCCTTTGAAAAGGCCTGGAAGGCTTTCAACGAAAGGTTTAATCTCATAAAGAAACAGTGGGATGAATTCCTGAAGGTTCTTGATGAATCAGAATTCGGTGTGGTTCTCTTTGGAAGATCTTACAACGCCTTCTCTTCCGATGCGAACATGGGAATCCCCGAAAAATTCGCCACCCGCGGAATTCCCATCATCAACTTCGATTCCATACCCTTCGAGGATGAAAAGGGCTACAGAAACATGTACTGGTCATGGGGGGAGATGATTCTCAAAGCGGCACGTTTTGTCGAAAAGCATCCAAAACTCTTTGGGGTTTACATCACCAACTTCAGCTGTGGGCCTGATTCCTTCATCATCTCTTACTTCAGAGACATAATGGCGAAGAAACCATCGCTCGTTCTGGAGCTCGACAGTCACACGGCAGATGCGGGCATAGAAACGAGAATCGAAGCCTTCATAGACATTGTGAAGAGTTATCTCAGACTGCAGAGAAAGAACGAAGAGAGAAAGAGTGCGAAAAGACCCCAAACGGTTCTGGAGAAAAACACCCTCTACGTGATCACTCCGGACGGAGAGAGACTGCGACTCAACGATGAAAGGGTGAAGGTTGTTTTCCCGTCGATGGGTCAGTTCGGGTCTCAGTGTCTTTCTGCGGCTTTCAGATACTACGGTGTCAGGTCCGACGTTTGTCCTCCACCGGACGTCGAGGAGTTCAAACTCGGAAGGGGAAACTCTCTTTCGAAGGAGTGTCTTCCTCTTCAACTCACTCTTGGAAGCCTCATAAAGTACATCAGAGAGAAAGCAACCGATGACGAGATCATACTTTATTTCATGCCAGAGACGATGGGGCCGTGCCGCTTCGGGCAGTACAGTGTCTTCATGAACCTGTGGCTCGACAGGAACAACGTGAGGAACGTGACGCTCTTCGGGTTGAACTCTGAAAACGCCTACGCGGGGCTTGGAATCGCTTTCAGGATCAGAGCATGGCTGGCTATTGTCGTTTCTGATGTATTCTTCGATGTGGAACGCGCTGTGATGACGCTGGCGAGGGACAAAGAAGAAGCAAAGAAAGTCCTCGAAGGATGCAGGGAAAAGATATTGAACAGTCTTGCGAACGATTCTCTCAGGGACTTCTTCAAAACACTCGATGAAGTCTCAGAGATACTTTCGGGTGTTGAGAGAATAATGGATTACGAAAAGGCGCCGAAGGTGCTGCTCACAGGAGAAATCTATGTGAGAAGAGACGAGTTTTCCAGAAAACACCTCGAAAACCTGATGGAGAAGAACGGGATCATCATGCACATATCGCCGGTCCACGAGTGGATCTATTATACGGATTATCTGTACCTCAACAGGTTGATCTCTCCGAATTCCACCCGCGTGGACAGACTGAAGAAACGAATCGAGATCCTCGTGAAAAGGTACGTAGAGAGAAGGGTGAAAAAAATCTTGGAAAAGAGCGGCTTTTACAGGGTTCAGATGGTGGATGTGGAAGCCATTGTTGACGCGGCGAAAGACTACCTCAATCCGAAGCTCACCGGAGAAGCGATCCTCACCATAGGAACCATCCTTCATGAAATCGTGAATCACTACGATGGTGTCATCTCCATAGGACCCTTCGGTTGCATGCCGAGCAGGATAGCGGAAGCGGTTGTGAAAAAAGGCTTGAAAGAACAAAAAGAGAAGACCACAGGGGTTTTGAGAAAAGTACTGGACGAGTTCGGAGACCTTCCTGTGATACACATAGAATCCGATGGGAATCCGTTCACACCAACGGTTCAAAGCAAGCTGGAGGCATTCATGTTCCAGGTCAGAAGATTGAGAAACTACCTGAACGGTCTGCTGAACACGGAGAACACCCTGGAGGAAACTGAAGAGACTCTTCCTGAAAACATCAGGGTTGATTCATGA
- a CDS encoding DUF4897 domain-containing protein → MRRVKRLSSRTIYILLIIMVVFMLVEFLFFFLGGRAPFEIVYYRSTMEYDYSGNATFTTSAKLYFKDEKKKEEYKINYASASKEELNKYFSQISKEVGREIVPLDYNVRVEDTGGMLEVTETTLLRGAAQVKGDVLDTSMGSLTMNVAGETEIVVKLPEDAAVISVTPTPSERENNTLIWRPDSSMVFPKVIFKRVNENEGIPGSSQ, encoded by the coding sequence ATGAGGAGAGTGAAAAGGTTGAGCTCAAGAACCATCTACATCTTGCTGATCATCATGGTTGTTTTCATGCTCGTCGAATTTCTCTTTTTCTTTCTGGGAGGAAGAGCTCCCTTTGAAATAGTATACTACAGGAGCACCATGGAATACGATTATTCCGGGAACGCCACGTTCACCACCAGTGCGAAGCTTTATTTTAAAGATGAGAAGAAAAAAGAAGAGTACAAGATCAATTATGCTTCTGCATCTAAGGAGGAGTTGAATAAATACTTTTCTCAGATCAGCAAAGAAGTTGGAAGAGAAATAGTTCCACTGGATTACAACGTGAGAGTTGAAGACACAGGAGGTATGCTCGAAGTCACAGAAACAACGCTCCTGAGGGGAGCTGCACAGGTGAAGGGTGATGTCTTGGACACCAGCATGGGAAGTCTCACAATGAACGTAGCGGGTGAAACGGAGATCGTCGTGAAATTACCTGAAGACGCAGCTGTGATATCGGTCACACCAACCCCATCTGAACGTGAGAACAACACTCTGATCTGGCGTCCAGATTCATCCATGGTGTTTCCAAAAGTTATCTTTAAAAGGGTGAATGAAAATGAAGGAATTCCTGGATCTTCTCAATGA
- a CDS encoding ABC transporter permease has protein sequence MKRRYRSTAKWLFFIALIFVWEFSKVPQYLLPKPSSIVLEGLSQWKILMDHSLYTILEAFSGLVIGLVLGVGLAVLMDLFQTVKEVMYPILIISQAIPIVAVAPLVIIWFGLGVGTKIGIVAFVTLFPVALNTLEGFRTIDQDALDLFKVMKATKIQIYRYLVLPHTLPYVLSGLKISATYAVVSAVIGEWLGAEKGLGIYMIRAMNTFRADRLFLSVIVVVLLSVVVFKIADILSRKLTPWFEERRLVQ, from the coding sequence TTGAAGAGAAGGTATCGAAGTACCGCTAAATGGCTGTTTTTTATAGCTTTGATTTTCGTGTGGGAGTTCTCGAAAGTTCCACAGTATCTTCTTCCCAAACCTTCTTCCATAGTCCTCGAAGGGCTTTCGCAGTGGAAAATCTTGATGGATCACAGTCTCTACACGATCCTTGAGGCCTTTTCTGGCCTGGTTATAGGCCTCGTGTTGGGAGTGGGGCTTGCGGTTCTGATGGATCTGTTCCAGACAGTGAAAGAGGTAATGTACCCGATCCTCATCATCTCACAGGCGATACCCATCGTGGCCGTGGCACCGCTCGTCATCATCTGGTTCGGTTTGGGCGTGGGCACGAAAATAGGCATAGTAGCGTTCGTCACACTCTTTCCAGTTGCACTCAACACTCTCGAAGGATTCAGAACGATCGATCAGGACGCTCTGGATCTTTTCAAAGTGATGAAGGCAACAAAGATCCAGATCTACAGGTACCTTGTACTGCCGCACACGTTACCTTACGTTCTCTCTGGGCTCAAGATATCCGCCACATACGCTGTGGTTTCCGCTGTGATAGGAGAGTGGCTTGGAGCAGAAAAGGGTCTGGGCATATACATGATAAGGGCGATGAACACCTTCAGAGCCGACAGGCTCTTTCTCTCTGTGATAGTTGTAGTTTTGCTCAGTGTTGTCGTCTTCAAGATAGCTGATATTCTCTCCAGGAAACTCACACCCTGGTTCGAGGAAAGGAGGCTGGTACAATGA
- the prmC gene encoding peptide chain release factor N(5)-glutamine methyltransferase, with protein sequence MDTRKNVSGAERKIWSLIRDCSGKLEGVTETSVLEVLLIVSRVLGIRKEDLFLKDLGVSPTEEKRILELVEKRASGYPLHYILGEKEFMGLSFLVEEGVFVPRPETEELVELALELIRKYGIKTVADIGTGSGAIGVSVAKFSDAIVFATDVSSKAVEIARKNAERHGVSDRFFVRKGEFLEPFKEKFASIEMILSNPPYVKSSAHLPKDVLFEPPEALFGGEDGLDFYREFFGRYDTSGKIVLMEIGEDQVEELKKIVSDTVFLKDSAGKYRFLLLNRRSS encoded by the coding sequence ATGGACACCAGAAAGAATGTCTCCGGAGCTGAGAGAAAAATTTGGAGTCTGATAAGAGACTGCTCTGGAAAACTCGAGGGAGTGACCGAAACTTCTGTTCTTGAGGTGTTACTCATCGTTTCCCGGGTGCTTGGGATCCGCAAGGAAGATCTCTTTTTGAAAGACCTGGGAGTTTCTCCAACTGAGGAAAAAAGGATTCTGGAACTCGTGGAGAAAAGAGCAAGTGGATATCCCCTGCACTATATCCTCGGTGAGAAAGAGTTCATGGGCCTTTCTTTCCTCGTGGAAGAAGGCGTTTTTGTTCCAAGGCCGGAGACGGAGGAACTGGTCGAACTCGCCCTCGAGCTGATAAGAAAGTACGGAATAAAGACAGTCGCAGACATAGGAACAGGAAGCGGAGCCATTGGAGTGAGCGTTGCGAAGTTCTCCGATGCGATCGTTTTCGCGACGGACGTTTCTTCCAAAGCCGTTGAAATCGCCAGAAAAAACGCGGAAAGACACGGTGTTTCCGACAGATTCTTTGTGAGAAAAGGTGAGTTTCTTGAACCGTTCAAAGAAAAATTCGCATCGATCGAGATGATCCTTTCGAATCCTCCATACGTGAAATCGAGTGCTCATCTGCCAAAAGATGTTCTTTTCGAGCCTCCAGAGGCACTTTTTGGAGGAGAGGACGGTCTTGACTTTTACAGAGAATTTTTCGGCAGGTACGATACGAGCGGAAAGATTGTGCTGATGGAGATAGGAGAAGACCAGGTGGAGGAGTTGAAAAAGATCGTTTCCGACACTGTTTTCCTGAAGGATTCCGCCGGAAAGTACCGTTTTCTCCTTCTCAACCGGCGTTCCTCTTGA
- a CDS encoding metal-sulfur cluster assembly factor produces MSKKVTKEDVLNALKNVIDFELGLDVVSLGLVYDIQIDDQNNVKVLMTMTTPMCPLAGMILSDAEEAIKKIEGVNNVEVELTFDPPWTPERMSPELREKFGV; encoded by the coding sequence ATGTCGAAAAAGGTGACTAAAGAAGATGTTCTGAACGCCCTGAAAAACGTGATCGATTTTGAACTCGGTCTGGATGTGGTGAGTCTGGGTTTGGTGTACGACATCCAGATAGACGATCAGAACAACGTGAAGGTCCTCATGACGATGACCACACCCATGTGTCCTCTCGCCGGAATGATTCTTTCCGACGCCGAAGAGGCGATAAAGAAGATCGAAGGAGTCAACAACGTGGAGGTGGAGCTCACATTCGACCCACCATGGACACCAGAAAGAATGTCTCCGGAGCTGAGAGAAAAATTTGGAGTCTGA
- a CDS encoding thiamine-binding protein produces the protein MPKVTVSIKVVPAVEDGRLHEVIDRAIEKISSWGMKYEVGPSNTTVEGEFEEIMDRVKELARYLEQFAKRFVLQLDIDYKAGGITIEEKVSKYR, from the coding sequence ATGCCGAAAGTAACGGTTTCCATAAAGGTGGTTCCCGCCGTGGAAGATGGAAGACTCCACGAGGTGATCGACAGAGCGATCGAAAAGATCTCTTCATGGGGCATGAAATACGAAGTGGGTCCCTCCAACACCACCGTGGAAGGTGAATTCGAAGAAATCATGGATCGTGTGAAAGAGCTTGCCAGATACCTTGAACAGTTCGCGAAACGATTCGTTCTACAGCTGGACATCGATTACAAAGCTGGAGGTATCACGATTGAAGAGAAGGTATCGAAGTACCGCTAA
- a CDS encoding ABC transporter ATP-binding protein — protein sequence MIKVSQLTVRYGELKAVEDLSLEVQRGEILSLVGPSGCGKTTVVKAILGLIPYEGKIEIFTSRLGYCPQKDVLFDWMTVYENAVLPLVLRKEQPPSNIKELFERFGLSGFEEKRPYQLSGGMRQKLSLLRAVLSGEELLVLDEPFSSVDAYTRKKLQIWLSEIVHRMKSTVVLITHDVEEAVFLSDRILILSDRPARILKEIRVPFSKPRTIKTFSDPRFSEIEEEVLETLMNQP from the coding sequence GTGATAAAGGTATCCCAACTCACGGTTCGATACGGAGAACTCAAAGCGGTGGAGGATCTCTCCCTGGAGGTTCAAAGGGGAGAGATCCTCTCCCTTGTGGGACCATCCGGATGTGGAAAGACAACCGTTGTGAAGGCTATCCTGGGACTGATTCCCTACGAGGGAAAGATAGAGATTTTCACTTCTCGTCTTGGATACTGTCCTCAAAAGGATGTGCTGTTCGACTGGATGACCGTCTATGAAAACGCCGTGCTCCCACTCGTTCTCAGAAAAGAACAGCCGCCATCGAACATAAAAGAACTGTTCGAACGATTCGGTCTTTCTGGCTTTGAAGAGAAAAGGCCGTACCAGCTGAGTGGCGGTATGAGACAGAAACTGTCCCTTCTGAGGGCCGTTTTATCGGGAGAGGAGCTTCTCGTACTCGATGAACCCTTTTCTTCGGTTGACGCCTACACTCGAAAGAAACTCCAGATATGGCTTTCTGAGATCGTACACAGGATGAAAAGCACAGTCGTACTCATCACTCACGACGTGGAGGAGGCGGTCTTCCTTTCAGACAGAATATTGATCCTCTCCGATCGCCCCGCAAGGATTTTGAAGGAAATACGCGTGCCGTTTTCAAAGCCAAGAACCATAAAAACTTTCTCCGATCCTCGTTTTTCAGAAATAGAAGAAGAGGTGCTGGAGACTCTCATGAATCAACCCTGA
- a CDS encoding DUF6115 domain-containing protein, producing the protein MVFSWTYLLLGRNGNTKEPNQEDIEERIMELMGKFRYLSANRLELLEKKTQELRKLISEANTVMSRLMVKMSEIERERIFSSENGGEKSEKMEKPIIPVIQEQEETKVEEKEEELETAIEKRIVSMYDRGFSEVDIAKNLGITVGEVRLILQLFKRNAG; encoded by the coding sequence GTGGTCTTTTCGTGGACATATCTTCTCCTTGGGAGAAACGGTAACACGAAAGAGCCAAATCAGGAGGATATAGAAGAGAGGATCATGGAACTCATGGGAAAGTTCCGCTACCTGTCGGCCAACAGACTCGAACTCCTCGAAAAGAAGACACAAGAGTTAAGAAAACTCATATCCGAGGCCAACACCGTGATGTCGAGGCTGATGGTTAAGATGTCTGAGATAGAAAGAGAAAGGATCTTCTCCTCTGAAAATGGCGGGGAAAAATCTGAAAAGATGGAAAAACCAATTATCCCTGTTATTCAAGAGCAGGAAGAAACGAAAGTCGAAGAAAAAGAAGAGGAACTGGAAACCGCTATAGAAAAAAGAATCGTCTCGATGTACGACAGGGGATTTTCAGAAGTGGATATCGCCAAAAATCTTGGTATCACGGTTGGAGAAGTTAGACTGATACTCCAGCTGTTCAAGAGGAACGCCGGTTGA
- a CDS encoding NAD-dependent protein deacylase has protein sequence MKEFLDLLNESRLTVTLTGAGISTPSGIPDFRGPNGIYKKYSQNVFDIDFFYSHPEEFYRFAKEGIFPMLQAKPNLAHVLLAKLEEKGLIEAVITQNIDRLHQRAGSKKVIELHGNVEEYYCVRCEKKYTVEDVIKKLESSDVPLCDDCNSLIRPNIVFFGENLPQDALREAIGLSSRASLMIVLGSSLVVYPAAELPLITVRSGGKLVIVNLGETPFDDIATLKYNMDVVEFARRVMEEGGIS, from the coding sequence ATGAAGGAATTCCTGGATCTTCTCAATGAATCCAGATTGACCGTCACTCTCACGGGAGCCGGTATCAGTACCCCAAGCGGCATACCAGATTTCAGAGGACCGAATGGGATATACAAAAAGTATTCCCAGAATGTCTTCGACATAGATTTCTTCTATTCTCACCCTGAGGAATTCTACAGATTCGCTAAAGAAGGCATTTTCCCCATGTTACAAGCAAAACCGAACCTTGCACACGTGCTGCTCGCAAAACTGGAAGAAAAGGGCCTGATAGAGGCTGTGATCACACAGAATATAGACAGACTTCACCAGAGAGCGGGCAGTAAAAAAGTGATAGAACTCCATGGAAACGTTGAGGAGTATTACTGTGTGAGATGTGAGAAAAAATACACCGTCGAAGATGTTATAAAGAAACTCGAATCATCGGATGTTCCACTCTGTGACGACTGCAACAGCTTGATCAGGCCGAACATCGTGTTCTTCGGGGAAAATCTGCCGCAAGATGCCCTCAGGGAAGCGATCGGGCTTTCATCCAGAGCCAGTTTGATGATCGTCCTGGGATCTTCGCTCGTTGTGTATCCCGCTGCCGAGCTTCCCCTCATAACTGTCAGGAGTGGCGGAAAGCTCGTTATCGTGAATTTGGGAGAAACTCCTTTCGACGATATCGCAACTTTGAAGTACAACATGGACGTCGTCGAGTTCGCCAGAAGAGTGATGGAAGAGGGAGGTATCTCATGA